The sequence below is a genomic window from Sorangiineae bacterium MSr12523.
TCGATATCGAAGGACCCCTCATGGGCACTTCGACCGATTGGCCTTTGCCGCGTGCGACGGAGGGAAACCCGTGGGCACAGGAACTCGATCAGGAACGCAGGTCCCCGGTCGGACTCCCACTGCAGACCACCGTTGCTGCCCTCACCACCTCAGCTCATGCGTTTTTGAAACACACGTTCACCGGGGCTCGACGCATGCAGACAACGCCGTCATACGAGCACTTCTTCTCTGCCGAGGCAATACGTATTCGTGCTCAGCCGTTTCTCGACCCGTGCGGGCCTTACGCGAGCACGTGCAAGAGGCGTCCGGAGCCGGCCTTCAAGGGGACGAACGCCTCGGCGGCTTTGACGCCGGCCTCCCGTCCGCGAAAAAGCTCCATGGGTTCGTGGTCTCGTTCGTAGAGCCGCCATGGATCTTGGCTCTCGTGCTCCGTCAATGCGCGGATCTTTTGTTCGCGCACCGCGGTAATGTCCACGTACACGGAAGGGGAGAAGGCCATGGTTTGGCTGCCGCGTTCCACCTCGAAGAAATAGAGCTCGGGTGCAGGATCCAGCATGGCCACGGTGCGCAGGCTCAAAAGCGCAGCGATTTGATGATCTTCGTGCGTATCGAGCGGCCAATGGGAAAACACCATTTCGGGCGCCGACTGTTTGAGCAAGGTCGAAAGCTTGGCGAGGCCCGCGGTGTCGAGCTGCGTCAGCCCGCGATCGTCGTAGGTAAAGTAAGGGTCGGCGCCCAGGATGCGG
It includes:
- a CDS encoding PIG-L family deacetylase, producing the protein MLGSVSACAAGPAAKSRPAVAASHTSAAASPKPVRMPPPGGRRSVVCICAHPDDAESGCGGTLIRLAKEGYRVQIIYTFSGSVPGKSLEEALPTRREEARRACRILGADPYFTYDDRGLTQLDTAGLAKLSTLLKQSAPEMVFSHWPLDTHEDHQIAALLSLRTVAMLDPAPELYFFEVERGSQTMAFSPSVYVDITAVREQKIRALTEHESQDPWRLYERDHEPMELFRGREAGVKAAEAFVPLKAGSGRLLHVLA